GAACACCAAAGTCTGATCAAGATCCCAGCCGCCCTCCACCCAGTCGGTCGCCGACACGCGCACGCCCAGCGCCACGGACGGCGGTGTGATCTCCCGCAGCGCCTGGAAAATTTCCAGCGGAAAGCGCATGCGGTTTTCCAGGGATCCGCCGTACGCGTCGTCGCGCTGATTCGACAGGGGCGACAGGAACTGATGCAGCAGGTAGCCGTGCGCGGCGTGCACCTCGATGGCGTCAAAGCCCAGGCGCAGCGCACGGCGGGCGCTGTCGACAAACGCATTGCGAACGCGTTCAAGACCCGCGGCGTCCAGCGCATGCGGCGCGGGCTCGTGCGCGTTGTGCGGCACGGCCGACGGCGCCCAGCCCAGCCAGCCGCCGGCGCTTTCGGGCACCAGCTGGCCGCCGTTCCAGGGCGCATCGCTGGATGCCTTGCGGCCCGCGTGTCCCAATTGAATGCCCAGCTTGATGGGCGAGTAACGCCGCACGGCGGCGACCACCTTGCCCAGTGCGGCTTCGGTCTCGTCGGACCAGAGGCCCAGGTCCCCCGGCGAGATGCGGCCGTCGGCCTCGACCGCGGTGGCTTCGGTGAACAGCAACGCCGCGCCCGACAGCGCCAGGTGCCCCAAGTGGATCATGTGCCAGTCGGTGGCGCGGCCCTCTTCCGCCGAGTATTCGCACATGGGCGCGATGACGATGCGATTGGGCAATTCGACGTTGCCGATTGACGTGGGGCTGAACAGATGGCTCATGCAGGAGGCTCCGGGTGCGTTGGACGTCACAGCATAGCGCCCATGCATGCAAACGCCGCCAATCCCAACGCCTCCGGCAGGGTCAAGCCGGCAACTACTGCCCTTCAATCACCGAATCCAGGAACTGACGCGTGCGCGCCTCCTTGGGCTGGCTGAACAGC
The DNA window shown above is from Achromobacter spanius and carries:
- a CDS encoding NADH:flavin oxidoreductase/NADH oxidase, whose product is MSHLFSPTSIGNVELPNRIVIAPMCEYSAEEGRATDWHMIHLGHLALSGAALLFTEATAVEADGRISPGDLGLWSDETEAALGKVVAAVRRYSPIKLGIQLGHAGRKASSDAPWNGGQLVPESAGGWLGWAPSAVPHNAHEPAPHALDAAGLERVRNAFVDSARRALRLGFDAIEVHAAHGYLLHQFLSPLSNQRDDAYGGSLENRMRFPLEIFQALREITPPSVALGVRVSATDWVEGGWDLDQTLVFAEALKARGCEFIDVSSGGVSPQQKIPVGPNYQVPFAEEIKRRIGMPTITVGLITEAQQAEDILAQGKADMVALARGMLYDPRWPWHAAAELDGQVSAPKQYWRSQPRELKALFGETRFGQR